In Arthrobacter sp. StoSoilB5, one genomic interval encodes:
- a CDS encoding aspartate transaminase encodes MSDYMPASRVTRIKSSASVAAAARVRELKAEGIPIIDLTVGEPDFDTPDHIKAAAIEAINAGETKYTSVTGTPELQTAMLRKVESHSGHHYERNQLTIGGGAKQVLYVALMASLNEGDEVIVPAPYWVSYPDMVLANDGTPVIVPCGEDTGFKLTPAALDKAITPKTKWLILNAPSNPTGAVYSREELQALGAVLEEHPHVFILTDEIYDEIHFGDGRVTSLVTAAPALKDRILLVNGVSKAYAMTGWRLGYGVGPAPLIAAMNKLQSQTSSCPSSISQAAATAALNGDQSFVRDSVEVYRKRRDAAVEGLNAINGLSVAPADGAFYAYVNCSGVIGKTTPSGNVIENDQDFTLYLLDAARVAVIQGSAYGLGPYFRISFATSLETINAGVDSIRDAVNALS; translated from the coding sequence ATGTCCGACTACATGCCGGCGTCGAGGGTCACCCGCATCAAGTCCTCAGCCAGCGTTGCGGCTGCTGCCCGCGTCCGCGAACTGAAAGCTGAAGGCATCCCGATCATCGACCTGACCGTCGGCGAGCCGGACTTCGACACCCCGGACCACATCAAGGCCGCAGCCATCGAGGCGATCAACGCCGGAGAGACCAAGTACACCTCGGTGACCGGTACGCCCGAGTTGCAGACCGCCATGCTGCGCAAGGTCGAAAGCCACAGTGGCCACCATTACGAGCGAAACCAGCTGACCATCGGCGGCGGCGCCAAGCAGGTCCTCTACGTTGCGCTCATGGCCTCGCTCAACGAAGGCGACGAAGTGATCGTTCCCGCGCCGTACTGGGTTTCCTACCCAGACATGGTCCTGGCCAACGATGGCACCCCGGTGATCGTTCCTTGCGGCGAAGATACAGGCTTCAAGCTGACCCCCGCTGCCCTGGATAAAGCCATCACGCCCAAGACCAAGTGGCTTATCCTCAACGCGCCGTCCAACCCGACAGGCGCCGTTTACTCCCGCGAGGAACTGCAGGCACTCGGAGCGGTCCTCGAGGAGCACCCGCACGTCTTCATCCTCACCGACGAGATCTACGACGAAATCCACTTCGGCGATGGCCGCGTCACCAGCCTGGTCACGGCAGCCCCGGCGCTCAAGGACCGCATCCTGCTGGTCAACGGTGTGTCCAAGGCGTACGCCATGACTGGCTGGCGCCTTGGCTACGGCGTCGGACCCGCGCCGCTTATCGCGGCCATGAACAAACTGCAGTCCCAGACGTCGTCGTGCCCCTCGTCGATTAGCCAGGCTGCAGCAACAGCGGCGCTGAATGGCGATCAGTCATTCGTCCGCGACAGTGTGGAGGTTTACCGCAAACGCCGGGACGCCGCCGTCGAAGGTCTCAACGCCATCAACGGACTGTCCGTCGCTCCAGCGGACGGTGCCTTCTACGCGTACGTGAACTGCTCGGGCGTCATCGGTAAGACCACGCCAAGCGGCAACGTCATCGAGAACGACCAGGACTTCACGCTCTACCTGCTGGACGCCGCTCGCGTGGCCGTCATCCAGGGCTCGGCCTACGGCCTGGGGCCCTACTTCCGGATCTCCTTCGCCACTTCGCTGGAGACCATCAACGCCGGCGTGGACTCGATCCGCGACGCCGTCAACGCACTGTCCTAA
- a CDS encoding nuclear transport factor 2 family protein has translation MSDVNSWMSQYIRAWTSNDPDDIRALFTEDAIYHDRPNSESPWNGHQEIVKAWTDAGDRPDDWTFEWTLLGQDGDTAFVQAVTTYLNDEPTYDNLWVIRFAEDGRAREFTEWYMERKDTPAAPN, from the coding sequence ATGAGCGACGTGAACTCCTGGATGAGCCAATATATACGCGCGTGGACCTCGAACGATCCCGATGACATCCGGGCATTGTTCACCGAGGACGCCATCTACCATGATCGGCCGAACAGCGAATCACCGTGGAACGGCCACCAAGAAATCGTGAAGGCATGGACGGACGCTGGTGATAGACCCGATGATTGGACGTTCGAGTGGACGCTCCTTGGCCAAGATGGGGACACGGCTTTCGTCCAAGCCGTGACCACCTACCTCAACGACGAGCCCACCTATGACAACCTCTGGGTCATCCGTTTCGCAGAGGACGGCCGGGCCCGCGAATTCACGGAGTGGTACATGGAGCGGAAAGACACCCCCGCCGCACCCAACTAA
- a CDS encoding HpcH/HpaI aldolase/citrate lyase family protein — translation MQFRLSPTFYSALSEAGRPLAGMWVCSGSPLVAEVCAGSGLDWLLIDAEHSPNGLESILAQLHAVSGYPIQAMVRPPVNDTVVIKQYLDLGVQNLLIPMVNSAFEAASAVAAVRYPPLGVRGVGSALARASRWNRVPDYLAAASESISLTVQIESEAAASAVEEILAVDGVDGIFLGPSDLAASMGLLGQQENPLVRAVVEHCLEAAKAAGKPAGVNAFNPDTARAYLDAGASFVLVGADVAVLARASEGFASTFIPVSETAERDSY, via the coding sequence ATGCAATTTCGACTGAGCCCCACCTTCTATTCGGCCTTATCGGAGGCTGGCCGTCCGTTAGCTGGCATGTGGGTTTGTTCCGGTAGTCCGCTGGTGGCTGAAGTCTGCGCGGGTTCCGGGCTGGACTGGCTATTGATCGACGCCGAGCACAGCCCCAATGGCCTCGAATCGATCCTTGCGCAGCTCCACGCCGTGAGTGGTTACCCCATTCAGGCCATGGTCCGGCCGCCGGTCAACGACACCGTGGTCATCAAGCAATACCTGGACCTTGGGGTGCAGAACCTCCTGATTCCCATGGTGAATTCCGCTTTCGAGGCCGCGTCCGCAGTGGCAGCCGTCCGCTATCCGCCGCTGGGCGTTCGTGGTGTGGGTTCCGCTCTGGCCAGGGCTTCGCGCTGGAACCGGGTTCCGGACTACCTGGCTGCCGCTTCGGAATCGATCAGCCTCACAGTGCAAATCGAATCCGAGGCAGCGGCTTCGGCAGTGGAGGAAATCCTGGCCGTCGACGGCGTGGACGGCATCTTCCTGGGCCCCTCGGACCTCGCAGCTTCCATGGGTTTGCTGGGACAGCAGGAAAATCCCTTGGTGAGGGCCGTCGTCGAGCATTGCCTCGAAGCCGCCAAAGCGGCGGGCAAGCCAGCCGGCGTCAACGCCTTCAACCCGGACACTGCCCGCGCCTATCTCGACGCCGGTGCCTCCTTTGTGCTGGTGGGCGCCGATGTCGCGGTTCTGGCCCGTGCGTCGGAAGGGTTCGCTTCGACGTTCATTCCCGTGTCCGAAACGGCGGAGCGCGACAGCTACTGA
- the hpaH gene encoding 2-oxo-hept-4-ene-1,7-dioate hydratase yields MLDAKTIEAIADELLEAGRNRKPVPRLTARYPDMTVEDSYAVQQLWRRRNEEAGRTLVGRKIGLTSKAMQAATGITEPDYGAIFDDMVLETGCSVQWDKYTHPRVEVELAFVLKDGLKGPGCTIFDVLNATDYVVPALEILDSRIEMEGRTIVDTISDNAAMGAMVVGGRPVRPDAVDLRWVSAILYKNQTVEETGVAAGVLDHPANGVHWLANKIAAHGDSMKAGDIILAGSFTRPLWVYKGDTVHADYGPLGVVTCNFD; encoded by the coding sequence ATGTTGGACGCGAAGACGATCGAAGCCATTGCCGACGAACTGCTCGAGGCCGGCCGGAACCGCAAACCGGTGCCGCGGCTCACCGCCCGCTACCCCGATATGACGGTGGAGGATTCCTACGCCGTGCAGCAGTTGTGGCGGCGCCGGAACGAGGAAGCCGGGCGCACGTTGGTGGGGCGCAAGATCGGCCTCACGTCCAAAGCCATGCAGGCCGCCACGGGCATCACCGAGCCGGACTACGGTGCGATTTTCGACGACATGGTCCTCGAAACCGGGTGCTCAGTGCAGTGGGACAAGTACACGCACCCCCGGGTGGAGGTGGAGTTGGCCTTCGTGCTGAAGGACGGGCTCAAGGGTCCGGGCTGCACGATCTTCGATGTCCTCAACGCCACCGACTACGTGGTTCCGGCCCTCGAAATCCTGGACTCCAGGATCGAAATGGAGGGCCGGACCATCGTGGACACCATCTCGGACAACGCCGCGATGGGCGCCATGGTGGTGGGCGGCCGCCCGGTGCGGCCCGACGCCGTCGACCTCCGCTGGGTGTCCGCGATCCTGTACAAAAACCAGACCGTGGAAGAGACCGGAGTGGCCGCCGGAGTGCTGGATCACCCGGCCAACGGGGTGCACTGGCTGGCCAACAAAATCGCCGCGCACGGGGACTCGATGAAGGCTGGAGATATCATCCTGGCGGGCTCGTTTACCAGGCCCCTGTGGGTGTACAAAGGTGATACCGTACACGCGGACTACGGACCCTTGGGAGTCGTGACATGCAATTTCGACTGA
- the hpaD gene encoding 3,4-dihydroxyphenylacetate 2,3-dioxygenase: protein MSNPFTGPIPTPTVPAPDIVRCAYLELVVTDLAKSRAFYVDLLGLHVTEEDENTIYLRSFEEFIHHNLVLRKGPVAAAAAFAYRVKSPAEVDAAEAYYRELGCRVERRKEGFTKGVGDSVRVEDPLGFPYEFFYEVDHVERLTQRYDLYSAGELVRLDHFNQVTPDVPRGRKYLEDLGFRVSEDIKDSDGVTYAAWMHRKQTVHDTALTGGNGPRLHHIAFSTHEKHNIIQICDKMGALRISDRIERGPGRHGVSNAFYLYILDPDGHRVEIYTQDYYTGDPDNPTVTWDVHDNQRRDWWGNPVVPSWYTEASLVLDLDGNPQPVIEREEKSEMAVTVGADGFSYTRPEGAAGVAAEGFKLGAQV from the coding sequence ATGAGCAACCCATTCACCGGCCCCATCCCCACCCCAACAGTTCCCGCTCCGGACATCGTTCGCTGCGCCTACCTGGAACTGGTGGTCACGGACCTGGCCAAGTCCCGCGCGTTCTACGTAGACCTGCTCGGCCTGCATGTCACCGAAGAGGACGAGAACACCATCTACTTGCGCTCCTTCGAGGAGTTCATCCACCACAACCTCGTCCTGCGCAAGGGCCCGGTTGCCGCTGCTGCCGCCTTCGCGTACCGCGTGAAGTCCCCGGCAGAAGTGGACGCCGCCGAGGCGTACTACCGCGAACTGGGCTGCCGGGTTGAGCGCCGGAAGGAAGGCTTCACCAAGGGCGTGGGCGATTCCGTCCGCGTGGAGGATCCGCTGGGCTTCCCGTATGAGTTCTTCTACGAGGTGGATCACGTTGAGCGCCTGACTCAGCGCTATGACCTCTACTCCGCCGGAGAGCTGGTCCGCCTGGACCACTTCAACCAGGTCACCCCGGACGTCCCGCGTGGCCGCAAGTACCTGGAGGACCTCGGCTTCCGCGTCTCGGAGGACATCAAGGATTCCGACGGCGTCACCTACGCCGCGTGGATGCACCGGAAGCAGACCGTGCACGATACCGCCCTGACCGGCGGCAACGGCCCGCGCCTGCACCACATCGCCTTCTCCACGCACGAGAAGCACAACATCATCCAGATTTGCGACAAGATGGGTGCCCTGCGCATCTCCGACAGGATCGAACGTGGACCCGGGCGCCACGGCGTGTCCAACGCGTTCTACCTTTACATCCTGGATCCGGATGGCCACCGCGTGGAGATCTACACCCAGGACTACTACACCGGCGATCCCGACAACCCCACGGTCACCTGGGACGTCCACGACAACCAGCGCCGCGACTGGTGGGGCAACCCCGTGGTTCCCTCCTGGTACACGGAGGCCTCCCTGGTCCTGGACCTGGACGGCAACCCGCAGCCCGTGATCGAGCGGGAAGAGAAGTCCGAAATGGCCGTCACCGTGGGCGCCGACGGGTTCTCCTACACCCGCCCCGAAGGCGCCGCAGGCGTGGCCGCTGAAGGCTTCAAGTTGGGAGCCCAGGTCTAA
- the hpaE gene encoding 5-carboxymethyl-2-hydroxymuconate semialdehyde dehydrogenase, giving the protein MTTPVETTAKHYVPENLPTHIQHFINGEFVDSVSGKTFDVLDPVSNQNYATAAAGQKEDIDLAVAAAREAFVNGPWPKMKPRERARVLNRIADAVETQEERLAELETFDTGLPITQAKGQALRSAENFRFFADLIVAQFDDAMKVPGSQINYVNRKPIGVAGLITPWNTPFMLESWKLAPALATGNTVVLKPAEFTPLSASLWATIFKDAGLPDGVFNLVNGLGEEAGDALVKHPDVPLISFTGETTTGQTIFRNAAANLKGLSMELGGKSPCVVFADADLDAAIDSALFGVFSLNGERCTAGSRILVERAIYDEFCEKYAARAKNIVVGDPHDPKTQVGALVHPEHYEKVASYVEIGKSEGRLLAGGGRPEHLPEGNYIAPTVFADVAPDARIFQEEIFGPVVAITPFENDDEALALANNTKYGLAAYIWTQNLTRAHNFSQNVEAGMVWLNSHNVRDLRTPFGGVKASGLGHEGGYRSIDFYTDQQAVHITLGSVHTPKFGA; this is encoded by the coding sequence ATGACGACCCCTGTAGAAACAACAGCAAAGCATTACGTACCTGAGAACCTGCCTACGCACATCCAGCACTTCATCAACGGTGAGTTCGTTGACTCGGTGTCGGGCAAGACCTTCGATGTCCTGGACCCCGTGTCCAACCAGAATTACGCCACTGCTGCGGCTGGCCAGAAGGAAGACATCGACCTCGCCGTCGCCGCCGCCCGCGAAGCGTTCGTCAACGGCCCGTGGCCGAAGATGAAGCCGCGCGAACGCGCCCGCGTGCTGAACAGAATCGCCGACGCCGTGGAGACGCAGGAGGAGCGCCTCGCGGAGCTGGAGACCTTTGATACGGGCCTGCCGATCACCCAGGCCAAGGGGCAGGCGTTGCGTTCAGCTGAGAACTTCCGCTTCTTCGCGGACCTGATCGTGGCACAGTTCGACGACGCCATGAAGGTCCCGGGGTCGCAGATCAATTACGTGAACCGCAAGCCGATCGGCGTCGCCGGCCTGATCACTCCGTGGAACACCCCGTTCATGCTCGAGTCCTGGAAGCTCGCCCCGGCCCTCGCCACCGGCAACACCGTGGTGCTCAAGCCTGCCGAGTTCACGCCGCTCTCTGCCTCGCTGTGGGCGACCATCTTCAAGGATGCCGGCCTGCCGGACGGTGTGTTCAACCTGGTCAACGGCCTGGGCGAGGAAGCCGGCGACGCACTTGTGAAGCACCCGGACGTGCCACTGATCTCCTTCACTGGCGAGACCACCACGGGCCAGACGATCTTCCGCAACGCCGCAGCCAACCTCAAGGGTCTGTCCATGGAACTCGGTGGTAAGTCCCCGTGTGTCGTGTTCGCTGACGCCGACCTGGATGCAGCGATCGACTCCGCCCTGTTCGGTGTGTTCTCGCTCAACGGCGAGCGCTGCACGGCTGGCTCCCGTATCCTCGTCGAGCGCGCTATCTACGACGAATTCTGCGAAAAGTACGCCGCCCGGGCCAAGAACATCGTGGTAGGTGACCCACACGATCCCAAAACCCAGGTCGGCGCGTTGGTCCACCCGGAGCACTACGAAAAGGTGGCATCGTACGTGGAGATCGGCAAGTCCGAAGGCCGGCTGCTGGCCGGTGGCGGCCGCCCGGAGCACCTCCCCGAAGGCAACTACATCGCACCCACGGTGTTTGCCGACGTCGCGCCTGACGCGCGCATCTTCCAGGAGGAAATCTTCGGTCCCGTCGTGGCCATCACCCCGTTCGAGAACGACGACGAAGCGCTCGCCTTGGCGAACAACACCAAGTACGGCCTGGCGGCCTACATCTGGACGCAGAACCTGACGCGGGCCCACAACTTCTCGCAGAACGTCGAGGCCGGCATGGTGTGGCTCAACAGCCACAACGTCCGCGACCTGCGTACGCCGTTCGGCGGCGTCAAGGCTTCTGGCCTTGGCCACGAGGGTGGCTACCGCTCGATCGACTTCTACACCGACCAGCAGGCCGTGCACATCACGCTCGGTTCAGTCCACACGCCCAAGTTCGGCGCCTAG